The Roseibium sp. Sym1 nucleotide sequence AGCGCCCGGAAAATCTGAACGGAGATGTTACGTGGCAGCAGATCCGCAAGGATCTCGGTTTCTTCCGGCTCGTATTCATAGACCGCGTTGGCGCCGGCTCCGGCGTCTTCTTCCGTGGTCTCGAACTGGGCCGGGATCAGCTGCTGCTCGGTCGGCTCCTGTGCGATCACCGACTTGAAGGTCGAATAATACAGCGTGCAGACATCGAACTCGCCATCGTCGAACATCGACATGACCTTGCGCCCGATTTCGTCCGCGTTGTTGAAGCCGACATTCTTGACGCTGCGCAGATCGATCGTCTCGATAATGTGCTGGCCGAGCTCGCGCTTCAGCGCATCATAGCCCTTCTTGCCGACACAGATGATCTTGACCGTCTTGCCCTGCTTGATCAGGCTGCGAGCCTTTTCACGCGCCAGCTTGGCAATGTTTGTGTTGAAGCCCCCGCACAGCCCGCGTTCGGCGGTGGCAACGAGCAGGAGATGTACCTGGTCGTTGCCCGTACCGGACATGAGCTTCGGCGCGTCGTCGCGCCCCTCGAAGGCGACCGCGAGATTGGCCAGCACCGCACCCATGCGTTCCGCATAGGGACGTGCGGCTTCCGCGGCTTCCTGAGCACGACGCAGTTTCGCCGCGGCCACCATCTGCATGGCCTTGGTGATTTTCTGCGTCGCCTTCACGGAAGCGATGCGGTTTCGTAAGTCCTTCAGGCTCGGCATGGCCGCCCCTGCTCCTTATCCCAGCGTGTGGTCTTAAGCGAAGTTCTTGGCGAACGCGTCAACGGCAGCCTTCAGCTTGCCGGAGAGCTCGTCGTCGAGAGCCTTCTTTTCCCAGATCGCATCCAGCAGATCCTGGTGCTCACCACGCAGGAACAGCAGCAGGCCTTCTTCGAAGTCCTTCACCCGGTTGACCGGATGCGCATCCAGATAGCCGTTCACGCCGGCATAGATGACCGCAACCTGTTCTTCGGTCTTCAGCGGCGAGAACTGCGGCTGCTTGAGCAGCTCGGTCAGGCGCGCGCCGCGGTTCAGAAGACGCTGGGTGGTGGCATCGAGGTCGGAGCCGAACTGGGCAAAGGCCGCCATTTCGCGGTACTGGGCCAGTTCACCCTTGATCGGGCCGGCAACCTGCTTCATCGCCTTGATCTGCGCGGAAGAGCCCACGCGGGACACCGACAGGCCGACGTTCACGGCCGGGCGGATACCCTGGTAGAACAGGTCCGTTTCCAGGAAGATCTGACCGTCGGTGATCGAGATCACGTTGGTCGGAATGAAGGCGGACACGTCGTTGCCCTGAGTCTCGATAACCGGCAGAGCGGTCAGGGAGCCACGGCCGTTGTCTTCGTTCAGCTTCGCCGCGCGTTCCAGCAGACGGGAGTGCAGGTAGAAGACGTCGCCCGGGAATGCTTCACGTCCCGGCGGACGGCGCAGAAGCAGGGACATCTGACGGTAGGCCACGGCCTGCTTGGTCAGATCGTCATAGCCGATCACGGCGTGCATGGAATTGTCGCGGAAGAACTCGCCCATGGCGCAGCCGGCAAACGGTGCCAGGAACTGCAGCGGAGCAGCATCGGAAGCCGTCGCGGCGACAACGATGGAATATTCCAGCGCGCCGGCGTCTTCCAGGGTCTTCACGAACTGGGCAACGGTGGAGCGCTTCTGGCCGACCGCAACATAGATGCAGTACAGCTTGGCGTCTTCGTCGTCACCGGAATGCAGCGGCTTCTGGTTCAGGAACGTGTCCAGGATGATCGCGGTCTTGCCGGTCTGGCGGTCGCCGATGACGAGTTCGCGCTGGCCGCGGCCCACCGGGATCAGGGCGTCAATCGCCTTGAGGCCGGTCGACATCGGCTCGTGCACGGACTTGCGCGGCAGAATGCCCGGTGCCTTCACGTCGACGCGGCGCTTTTCGGTGGCCTCGATCGGGCCCTTGCCGTCCAGCGGATTGCCGAGCGGGTCGACAACGCGGCCGAGCAGGCCCTTGCCGACCGGGACTTCCACGATGGCGCCGGTCCGCTTGACGGTGTCGCCCTCTTTGATGTCACGGTCGGAGCCGAAGATAACGACACCGACGTTGTCGGATTCCAGGTTCAGGGCCATGCCCTTGATACCACCCGGGAATTCGACCATTTCACCGGCCTGGACCTTGTCCAGACCATACACACGGGCGATACCGTCACCGACGGAGAGCACCTGACCGACTTCAGAAACTTCGGCTTCCTGGCCAAAGCTCTTGATCTGGTCCTTGAGGATTGCGGAGATTTCCGCGGCCCGAATATCCATCAGCCGACCTCTTTCATCGCGAACTTGAGTGAATTGAGCTTGGTACGCAGCGAGGTGTCGATCATGCGGGACCCGACC carries:
- a CDS encoding F0F1 ATP synthase subunit gamma, encoding MPSLKDLRNRIASVKATQKITKAMQMVAAAKLRRAQEAAEAARPYAERMGAVLANLAVAFEGRDDAPKLMSGTGNDQVHLLLVATAERGLCGGFNTNIAKLAREKARSLIKQGKTVKIICVGKKGYDALKRELGQHIIETIDLRSVKNVGFNNADEIGRKVMSMFDDGEFDVCTLYYSTFKSVIAQEPTEQQLIPAQFETTEEDAGAGANAVYEYEPEETEILADLLPRNISVQIFRALLENAASEQGARMSAMDNATRNAGEMIDKLTINYNRQRQAQITTELIEIISGAEAL
- the atpA gene encoding F0F1 ATP synthase subunit alpha, with protein sequence MDIRAAEISAILKDQIKSFGQEAEVSEVGQVLSVGDGIARVYGLDKVQAGEMVEFPGGIKGMALNLESDNVGVVIFGSDRDIKEGDTVKRTGAIVEVPVGKGLLGRVVDPLGNPLDGKGPIEATEKRRVDVKAPGILPRKSVHEPMSTGLKAIDALIPVGRGQRELVIGDRQTGKTAIILDTFLNQKPLHSGDDEDAKLYCIYVAVGQKRSTVAQFVKTLEDAGALEYSIVVAATASDAAPLQFLAPFAGCAMGEFFRDNSMHAVIGYDDLTKQAVAYRQMSLLLRRPPGREAFPGDVFYLHSRLLERAAKLNEDNGRGSLTALPVIETQGNDVSAFIPTNVISITDGQIFLETDLFYQGIRPAVNVGLSVSRVGSSAQIKAMKQVAGPIKGELAQYREMAAFAQFGSDLDATTQRLLNRGARLTELLKQPQFSPLKTEEQVAVIYAGVNGYLDAHPVNRVKDFEEGLLLFLRGEHQDLLDAIWEKKALDDELSGKLKAAVDAFAKNFA